Proteins from a single region of Chitinophagales bacterium:
- the uvrB gene encoding excinuclease ABC subunit UvrB: MNFKLVSKFQPKGDQPTAINELVKGIETGDEAQTLLGVTGSGKTFTIANVIQRVQKPTLILTHNKTLVAQLYGEFKQFFPDNAVEYFVSYYDYYQPEAYLPTTDTYIEKDLQINEEIDKLRLSATSSLLSGRKDIVIVASVSCIYGMGNPTDFANGVIKLHIGQIISRNTFLHNLVSSLYSRTITDFSRATFRVNGDIVDINIPYADWGYRISFFGDEIEELERFDIDTGKSFEQLDEMVIFPANLYVTPKDQMVSFIHQVQDDLHKQTAYFDSIGKHLEAARLKERVEFDIEMIKELGYCSGIENYSRYLDKRNEGDRPFCLIDYFPDDFLLVIDESHVTLPQVRGMYGGDRARKTNLVEYGFRLPAALDNRPLNFEEFENIIPQAIYVSATPGDYELQKCEGVVVEQVVRPTGLLDPPIEVRPTQNQIDDLLHEIQLRRQENERVLVTTLTKRMAEELAKYFAKMGVRCRYIHSEIDTLERVEIIRDLRLGKFDVLIGVNLLREGLDIPEVSLVAILDADKEGFLRNKKSMIQTAGRAARNAKGQVIMYADKITKSMQQTIEETERRREKQIAYNAEHNITPETVFKSKEEILLSGSVLDFMQGKATAYSNEEPTLNLAAEEGESYNDKKTLEDKIAKIEKAMKSAAGQKDYLEAARLRDILYSLKAIYVEKKF, encoded by the coding sequence ATGAATTTTAAACTTGTATCTAAATTTCAGCCGAAAGGCGACCAACCTACTGCTATTAACGAATTAGTTAAAGGCATAGAAACTGGCGATGAAGCTCAAACTTTATTGGGAGTAACAGGCAGTGGAAAAACTTTTACCATAGCCAATGTAATACAGCGAGTACAAAAACCTACTTTAATTCTTACACATAATAAAACTTTGGTAGCTCAACTTTATGGCGAGTTTAAACAATTTTTTCCCGATAATGCTGTAGAATATTTTGTTTCGTACTACGATTATTACCAACCCGAAGCCTACTTGCCCACAACAGATACTTATATAGAAAAAGACCTCCAAATAAATGAAGAAATAGACAAACTTCGTCTAAGTGCCACCTCTTCCCTACTTTCAGGAAGAAAAGATATAGTAATTGTAGCTTCTGTTTCTTGTATTTATGGTATGGGAAATCCTACTGATTTTGCCAATGGCGTTATCAAACTCCATATAGGTCAAATTATAAGCAGAAATACTTTTTTGCACAACTTAGTGTCAAGTTTATACAGTAGAACCATTACAGATTTTTCAAGGGCAACTTTTAGGGTAAATGGAGATATAGTTGACATCAATATTCCTTATGCCGATTGGGGATACAGAATTAGTTTTTTTGGCGATGAGATAGAAGAATTAGAACGCTTTGACATAGATACCGGAAAATCTTTTGAGCAATTAGACGAAATGGTTATTTTTCCTGCCAATTTATACGTAACGCCTAAAGACCAAATGGTTTCTTTTATACATCAAGTGCAAGATGATTTACACAAACAAACAGCATATTTTGATAGTATAGGTAAGCATTTAGAAGCCGCCCGATTAAAAGAAAGAGTGGAATTTGATATTGAAATGATAAAGGAATTGGGCTATTGCTCCGGTATTGAGAATTATTCACGCTATTTAGATAAAAGAAATGAAGGCGATAGACCTTTCTGTTTAATAGACTATTTCCCTGATGATTTTTTATTAGTAATAGATGAAAGTCATGTTACACTGCCCCAAGTTAGGGGTATGTATGGTGGCGATAGAGCCAGAAAAACCAATTTAGTTGAATATGGCTTTAGACTTCCTGCGGCTTTAGACAACAGACCTTTAAATTTTGAGGAATTTGAAAATATTATACCTCAAGCTATTTATGTAAGTGCTACACCAGGAGATTATGAATTGCAGAAATGTGAAGGTGTGGTTGTAGAGCAAGTGGTACGCCCTACGGGTTTATTAGATCCCCCTATAGAAGTGCGTCCTACACAAAATCAAATAGACGATTTACTACATGAAATTCAACTAAGACGGCAAGAGAATGAACGAGTATTAGTAACAACCCTTACCAAAAGAATGGCAGAAGAATTAGCTAAATATTTTGCTAAAATGGGCGTTCGTTGCCGTTATATTCACTCCGAAATAGATACTTTAGAGCGAGTAGAAATAATAAGAGACTTACGTTTAGGAAAATTTGATGTATTAATAGGAGTAAACTTACTGAGAGAGGGTTTGGATATTCCGGAGGTTTCTTTGGTAGCAATTTTAGATGCGGATAAAGAAGGTTTTTTAAGAAACAAAAAAAGCATGATACAAACCGCTGGTAGAGCGGCAAGAAATGCCAAAGGGCAAGTAATAATGTATGCCGATAAAATAACTAAAAGCATGCAACAAACTATTGAAGAAACGGAAAGAAGACGAGAAAAACAAATAGCTTATAATGCGGAGCATAATATCACACCTGAAACGGTATTCAAATCAAAAGAAGAAATATTATTATCGGGTTCTGTTTTAGATTTTATGCAAGGAAAAGCAACGGCTTACAGCAATGAAGAACCCACTTTAAATTTAGCTGCTGAAGAGGGCGAGAGTTACAACGACAAGAAAACTTTAGAAGATAAAATAGCGAAAATAGAAAAGGCTATGAAATCTGCTGCCGGACAAAAAGATTACTTAGAAGCAGCAAGACTGAGAGATATACTCTATAGTTTAAAAGCCATTTATGTAGAAAAGAAGTTTTAG